The Thermodesulfobacteriota bacterium genome includes a region encoding these proteins:
- a CDS encoding sigma-54 dependent transcriptional regulator yields the protein MANILVVDDEPSMLEFLKIMLKKEGYDVDCTTNGKEAIELCKELSYDMVITDIKMPQVTGLDVLHRIKEIAPETVIILITAYATMKTAIEAMKEGAYDYVTKPFKVDEIKSIIKNALESKKQYRENTLVPGEFDNSYKFGSINLVGKSKEMMRVYNLIQKVSQTKSNVLICGESGTGKELVAKAIHYDSSRKDHPLLTINCGGVPESLLESELFGHKKGSFTGALYNKAGLFEAADGGTIFLDEVGDLPLPIQIKLLRVVQDKTFKPIGETEESSVDVRIISATNKDLEDKVIQGEFREDLFYRLNVIQIRIPPLRDRKEDIPILTRYFLEKYSNELGKDIRRISSYAMESLLNYKFPGNVRELETIIERSVALETPSIVLPESLALAESKNGYEKPAKEIKIEVPHEGLDMEAVLRNLEKNILLDTLKKTHGVKKEAAELLNINLRSLRYKLEKHGIMDSEDDY from the coding sequence TAGAACTTTGCAAGGAACTTTCATATGACATGGTGATAACGGACATAAAGATGCCACAGGTTACTGGTCTGGATGTTCTGCATAGGATCAAAGAGATAGCTCCTGAAACTGTTATCATTTTAATTACTGCTTATGCTACTATGAAAACCGCTATTGAAGCTATGAAAGAGGGTGCCTATGACTATGTTACCAAACCGTTCAAGGTTGATGAGATAAAATCAATCATTAAAAATGCGTTAGAAAGTAAAAAGCAGTATAGGGAAAACACGTTAGTTCCGGGTGAATTTGATAATAGTTATAAATTTGGCAGTATTAACCTGGTTGGTAAAAGCAAAGAAATGATGAGGGTTTATAACCTTATCCAAAAGGTCTCTCAGACCAAGTCAAATGTATTGATATGTGGAGAGAGTGGGACAGGTAAAGAATTAGTAGCAAAAGCTATTCACTATGACAGTTCTCGAAAAGACCACCCACTTTTAACTATTAACTGCGGCGGTGTCCCTGAGAGTTTACTTGAAAGTGAACTATTTGGTCACAAAAAAGGCTCCTTTACCGGGGCATTATACAATAAAGCTGGATTGTTCGAGGCAGCTGATGGAGGGACAATTTTCCTGGATGAGGTGGGTGATCTTCCTTTACCAATACAGATTAAGCTGTTGAGAGTAGTCCAGGACAAAACCTTTAAGCCAATCGGAGAAACTGAGGAGAGTTCTGTAGATGTCAGGATAATCTCAGCAACAAACAAGGATTTGGAGGACAAGGTTATTCAAGGAGAGTTTAGGGAAGATCTGTTTTATCGTTTAAATGTAATCCAGATCAGGATACCACCTTTAAGAGATAGAAAAGAGGATATCCCAATCCTGACCCGTTATTTTTTAGAAAAGTACTCAAACGAACTGGGCAAAGATATAAGAAGAATATCCTCTTATGCAATGGAATCCCTTTTAAACTACAAGTTCCCAGGAAATGTTAGAGAACTTGAAACAATCATAGAAAGAAGTGTTGCTTTAGAGACTCCGAGCATTGTCCTGCCCGAGAGTTTAGCCCTTGCTGAATCCAAAAACGGTTACGAAAAACCCGCCAAAGAGATAAAGATAGAAGTTCCCCATGAAGGGCTGGATATGGAAGCAGTTTTAAGAAATCTGGAGAAGAACATACTGCTGGACACCCTTAAAAAGACCCATGGAGTTAAGAAGGAGGCGGCGGAATTGCTAAATATCAATTTGAGGTCTCTCCGTTATAAATTGGAAAAACATGGGATCATGGATAGCGAAGATGACTATTAA